The proteins below are encoded in one region of Roseovarius bejariae:
- a CDS encoding AMP-binding protein, with the protein MSGQVFRAIARHADDTPDRVALRAGTRCIDYGRLAAFLAANGAMLSGGPKVIGIASADPMDAALADLALSYHGHIPVHLPPFFSASQTTHIIGAAGIEAVIGETACGVPTMTLIRPEDSAPLRATLAPPRREGYRVIFTSGSSGRPKGVLIGERQMAAAIDGLAVAIGPKATDVHLSLLPMAQLLEQIAGLYLPLLAGAQVRFCAEALPALFGGPMAPVLETLQEAQPTTTILVPAFLARLVAGLKATGRPAPDSLRFVAVGGAATAPALLTEAEAMGLPVYEGYGLSECCSVVALNRPGDKRHGTVGRVLDGVEVRIEDGEIIVSGPTVMDGYLGQPPVGGDWATGDMGRIEDGRLVVEGRKDWRIVTPEGRNISPEWVEACLGADPRIPASGLHLGADGQLVLIAAVAAPVSADEVARLLADLPGYARPARVVFVPASLEGLLKPGGGIDRSQLAPLSETNPAHPLSFDSKECVA; encoded by the coding sequence ATGAGCGGTCAAGTCTTTCGGGCCATTGCCCGACACGCGGATGACACCCCGGATCGTGTGGCGTTGCGCGCGGGGACGCGGTGCATTGATTATGGACGGCTGGCGGCCTTCCTTGCGGCCAATGGCGCGATGCTGTCCGGTGGCCCGAAGGTGATCGGCATTGCAAGTGCCGACCCCATGGATGCGGCGCTGGCCGATCTGGCGTTGAGCTATCACGGGCATATCCCGGTGCATTTGCCGCCGTTCTTTTCGGCCTCGCAAACCACCCACATCATCGGGGCCGCCGGGATAGAGGCGGTGATCGGCGAGACAGCGTGCGGCGTGCCGACCATGACGCTTATCCGCCCGGAGGACAGCGCGCCCTTGCGGGCCACCTTGGCACCACCAAGGCGGGAGGGCTATCGGGTCATCTTTACGTCGGGGTCCTCGGGGAGGCCCAAGGGCGTTCTGATCGGGGAGCGGCAGATGGCAGCGGCCATTGACGGTCTGGCCGTGGCCATCGGGCCGAAAGCCACCGATGTTCACCTGTCGCTTTTGCCGATGGCGCAGCTTCTGGAGCAGATCGCGGGGCTTTACCTGCCGCTGCTGGCCGGGGCGCAGGTGCGGTTTTGCGCCGAGGCCCTGCCTGCGCTGTTCGGCGGGCCGATGGCGCCGGTTCTGGAGACCTTGCAGGAGGCACAACCGACAACGACGATTCTTGTCCCGGCCTTCCTTGCGCGGCTGGTGGCCGGGTTGAAGGCCACGGGGCGCCCTGCCCCCGACAGCCTGCGCTTCGTGGCGGTCGGCGGTGCGGCAACCGCGCCTGCCCTGCTGACCGAGGCCGAGGCCATGGGCCTGCCCGTCTACGAGGGGTATGGCCTGTCGGAGTGTTGTTCGGTTGTCGCGCTGAACCGTCCGGGGGACAAGCGCCACGGCACGGTGGGACGGGTTCTTGACGGTGTCGAAGTGCGGATCGAAGACGGCGAAATCATCGTTTCCGGCCCGACGGTCATGGACGGCTATCTGGGCCAGCCGCCGGTCGGCGGCGATTGGGCCACCGGCGATATGGGCCGGATCGAGGACGGGCGGTTGGTTGTCGAGGGCCGCAAGGATTGGCGGATCGTCACCCCGGAGGGGCGCAACATCAGCCCCGAGTGGGTCGAAGCCTGTCTTGGGGCCGATCCGCGCATTCCCGCCTCGGGCCTGCATCTGGGCGCCGACGGGCAGCTTGTACTGATCGCGGCGGTCGCGGCGCCGGTCAGCGCCGATGAGGTGGCCCGGCTGCTGGCCGACCTGCCCGGCTATGCGCGGCCCGCGCGGGTGGTGTTCGTGCCGGCCTCATTGGAGGGGCTTCTCAAGCCCGGCGGGGGCATCGACCGAAGCCAGCTTGCCCCGCTGTCGGAAACCAACCCCGCGCATCCACTTTCTTTTGACTCGAAGGAGTGTGTCGCATGA
- a CDS encoding TauD/TfdA family dioxygenase: protein MTYNIIRPDHEGQSPCDIAIQGRIRRDLDKDGWTLLRGFRPDMAGFSALTTALCNKITFDPAREYGDANTQKVDAGTGPIGLHTENGNTPVCPDIVAFFSPVAAFEGSQTTVCDGRAVFEAMDDETKARWQQPMVVERYLPEELWKRYLANEHPAISRPEEVTEQHVEEFRAAIPNQEFDMLEDGGINYRLTVSPVRGSALSGGQGFANAVLGPSHNYAPPRYRFAEGEEIEQDEIEALRDLAETCTHEINWQDGDIAVLDNTRVMHGRRAIVDNNRQLFIGMGNL, encoded by the coding sequence ATGACCTATAACATCATTCGCCCCGATCATGAGGGACAATCGCCCTGTGACATTGCCATTCAGGGCCGTATTCGGCGTGATCTGGACAAGGACGGCTGGACCCTGTTGCGCGGGTTTCGGCCGGATATGGCCGGATTCAGCGCCCTGACCACGGCCCTGTGCAACAAGATCACCTTTGATCCGGCACGCGAATATGGCGATGCCAACACGCAAAAGGTGGATGCCGGGACCGGGCCGATTGGCCTGCACACCGAGAATGGCAACACGCCGGTTTGCCCGGATATCGTGGCCTTCTTCAGCCCCGTTGCCGCCTTCGAGGGATCGCAAACCACGGTTTGCGATGGCCGCGCCGTATTCGAGGCGATGGACGACGAGACCAAGGCGCGCTGGCAACAGCCGATGGTGGTGGAGCGGTATTTGCCGGAAGAGCTGTGGAAGCGGTATCTGGCCAATGAGCACCCGGCCATTTCCCGCCCCGAAGAGGTGACCGAACAGCATGTCGAAGAATTCCGCGCGGCGATCCCGAACCAGGAATTCGACATGCTGGAGGATGGCGGGATCAATTATCGGCTGACGGTGTCGCCGGTGCGTGGCTCGGCCCTGTCCGGCGGGCAGGGGTTTGCCAACGCGGTTCTGGGGCCGTCGCATAATTACGCCCCGCCCCGGTATCGGTTCGCCGAGGGCGAAGAGATCGAGCAGGACGAAATCGAGGCGCTGCGCGACCTTGCCGAAACCTGCACACATGAAATCAACTGGCAGGATGGGGATATTGCCGTTCTGGACAACACCCGCGTCATGCATGGCCGCCGCGCCATCGTCGACAACAATCGCCAGCTTTTCATCGGCATGGGCAACCTGTGA
- a CDS encoding DUF2147 domain-containing protein, giving the protein MKRIAALIMLSILAGGPALADPIEGLWRTAPDDHGDVGYIRVGQCGATYCGVLERAENAQGQAIQPDTLGRKIVWNLSPGGNGEYEGRIYAPDRDKEYMSRLELSGNRISVNGCVLGGLICRNGGHWTRVQ; this is encoded by the coding sequence ATGAAACGTATTGCAGCCTTGATCATGCTTTCGATCCTTGCCGGGGGGCCTGCGCTGGCCGACCCTATCGAGGGGCTTTGGCGCACCGCCCCGGATGACCACGGCGATGTCGGCTATATCCGTGTGGGACAATGCGGCGCGACGTACTGCGGGGTTCTGGAACGGGCCGAAAATGCGCAGGGTCAGGCGATCCAGCCCGATACGCTCGGGCGCAAGATCGTCTGGAACCTGTCGCCGGGCGGCAACGGTGAATACGAGGGGCGGATCTATGCACCGGACCGGGACAAGGAATACATGTCGCGCCTTGAGCTGTCGGGCAATCGCATTTCCGTCAATGGCTGTGTTCTGGGCGGCTTGATTTGCCGGAACGGCGGCCATTGGACCCGCGTGCAGTAA
- a CDS encoding helix-turn-helix transcriptional regulator, whose product MQSTGSMQASTLKYVTVFLIGSVIFFVFDVASDIYERVIANNAPSLLDLTHLLFEVFSAAALILAIRILMRQLRWLQARNTEQSESLNFLRGEMDSFARGKFDEWNLSSAERDIAMYMLKGLSIAEIAQARSTAEGTVKAQTSNIFRKTGVASRMELMSLFMDEFMDIGANLEPARQKAG is encoded by the coding sequence ATGCAGTCTACAGGTTCCATGCAGGCCAGTACCCTGAAATATGTAACGGTTTTCCTGATTGGCAGCGTCATATTCTTCGTCTTCGATGTGGCCAGCGACATTTACGAACGGGTGATTGCCAACAACGCACCAAGCCTGCTGGACCTGACCCATTTGTTGTTCGAGGTGTTCTCGGCCGCGGCCCTGATCCTTGCCATTCGGATCCTGATGCGTCAGCTTCGCTGGCTTCAGGCGCGCAACACGGAGCAATCGGAATCGCTCAACTTCCTGCGCGGTGAGATGGACAGTTTCGCGCGGGGCAAGTTTGACGAATGGAACCTGAGTTCGGCCGAGCGTGACATCGCAATGTACATGCTCAAAGGGCTGAGCATCGCCGAGATCGCGCAGGCCCGATCGACCGCCGAAGGCACGGTCAAGGCGCAGACCTCGAACATTTTCCGCAAGACCGGCGTGGCCTCGCGGATGGAGCTTATGAGCCTGTTCATGGACGAGTTCATGGACATTGGCGCCAACCTTGAGCCGGCCCGTCAAAAAGCCGGGTAA
- a CDS encoding thermostable hemolysin — MKTVIVGADDRDAEPLYDGALEHIRRSYCTAFSADTDIRPARLVVTLARSGQIACAAGIRCHDEGFFSQQYLDEPVSDVIARKTGGDMGPRDILEVGGLACSTPFAAYPTLRAVFEWGRERRIGWGLFTATAEVRRLIQRSKIAPLMLARAEAARVCDPARWGSYYEHDPWVCAFRDPSQGQGPVIPHAESA; from the coding sequence ATGAAGACGGTTATTGTCGGGGCGGACGATCGGGACGCGGAGCCGCTGTATGACGGCGCGCTGGAGCATATCAGGCGCAGTTACTGTACGGCGTTTTCGGCGGATACGGATATTCGCCCGGCGCGCTTGGTCGTCACGCTTGCCCGGTCGGGGCAGATCGCCTGTGCCGCGGGTATACGGTGCCATGACGAGGGGTTTTTCTCGCAGCAGTACCTGGACGAGCCTGTCAGTGATGTCATTGCCCGCAAGACCGGCGGCGATATGGGGCCGCGGGATATTCTGGAGGTGGGCGGGCTGGCCTGTAGCACCCCGTTTGCCGCCTATCCCACGTTGCGCGCGGTTTTCGAATGGGGGCGCGAACGCAGGATCGGCTGGGGTCTGTTCACCGCGACGGCGGAGGTGCGGCGGTTGATCCAGCGCTCGAAGATCGCGCCGCTGATGCTGGCCCGGGCCGAGGCGGCGCGGGTCTGCGACCCGGCCCGGTGGGGCAGTTATTACGAGCATGACCCGTGGGTTTGCGCCTTTCGCGATCCGTCGCAGGGGCAAGGCCCGGTGATCCCCCATGCGGAGTCGGCGTGA
- a CDS encoding SDR family NAD(P)-dependent oxidoreductase, whose product MTKQTPTALITGAGSGIGRALAVEAARRGYHLILVGRRRAQLEETADLTGPAEARIVSADITTPEGRATIAEAAGDRLDIVVNNAGSLCVGRLTDLDDEALSRTINTNLTAALLLTRDLVPALAAAQGRIVNIGSMFGMIAFPYFAAYSATKFATRGLSDALRRELSEFGISVTYVAPRATRTPAQSRFAHLVEPFGMALDDPERVARRAWAGIAAGKATVYPGLGERVFALVQAVVPSLIDTALIHKAHTPRTQAALKTFNEQKEA is encoded by the coding sequence ATGACCAAGCAAACACCAACCGCCCTGATCACCGGGGCCGGATCCGGCATTGGCCGCGCCTTGGCGGTCGAGGCCGCGCGGCGGGGGTATCACCTGATCCTTGTGGGCCGTCGGCGGGCCCAGCTTGAAGAGACGGCTGACCTGACGGGGCCGGCGGAGGCCCGGATCGTCAGCGCCGACATCACCACGCCGGAGGGCCGGGCAACCATAGCCGAAGCCGCGGGCGACCGGCTGGACATCGTGGTGAACAATGCCGGGAGCCTCTGTGTCGGGCGTTTGACCGATCTGGACGACGAGGCCCTGTCGCGGACAATCAACACGAACCTGACCGCCGCCCTGCTTCTGACCCGCGACCTTGTGCCCGCGCTGGCGGCGGCGCAGGGCCGGATCGTCAATATCGGCTCGATGTTCGGGATGATCGCCTTTCCCTATTTCGCCGCTTATTCAGCCACGAAATTCGCGACCCGCGGCCTGTCAGACGCACTGCGCCGTGAGTTGTCAGAGTTCGGTATCTCGGTGACATATGTGGCGCCCCGCGCCACCCGGACCCCAGCCCAGAGCCGGTTTGCACATCTGGTGGAGCCCTTCGGCATGGCCCTTGACGACCCCGAGCGTGTGGCCCGGCGCGCATGGGCCGGGATCGCCGCGGGCAAGGCCACGGTTTACCCCGGTCTCGGCGAGCGGGTTTTTGCACTGGTGCAGGCCGTGGTGCCATCGCTGATCGACACTGCCTTGATCCACAAGGCGCACACCCCGCGGACGCAAGCCGCCCTCAAGACTTTCAACGAACAAAAAGAGGCCTGA